In the Piscinibacter sp. XHJ-5 genome, one interval contains:
- a CDS encoding ABC transporter permease, which produces MRSEPAAARRWIEQTREDGATVLYLQGVWRLTNLHAVAAEVGALRLSPQQPCILDGSRLETLDTATVFVLLRRLVAAGCTRAMVSMRAVQERHARLLALVHERMAAPDAAATRTRHAGVLHRLGAATLRGAGHLQDHTRFLGIVAAECLAALRTPATFRLQATVAQFETVALDAIPIVAMMTCLVGVVFAYLLGAQARRYGATIFVVDGVGLALCRELAPMLVAVIVAGRSGAAFTAQLGSMKVQEETDAIRTLGLSPVQVLVIPRLVAIVIGLPLLVLLGDIAGIAGGMLISAWQLDIPPAAFAHRLHAALPRSALVIGLAKAPVFAAFIALIGCRMGLSVTRDSRSVGEHTTSTVVQAIVWVIALDAVFAVTLQHLGI; this is translated from the coding sequence ATGCGCAGTGAGCCGGCGGCCGCGCGCCGCTGGATCGAGCAGACGCGCGAGGACGGCGCCACGGTGCTGTACCTGCAAGGCGTCTGGCGGCTGACCAACCTGCACGCGGTGGCCGCCGAGGTCGGCGCGCTGCGCCTGTCGCCGCAGCAGCCCTGCATCCTCGACGGCAGTCGCCTCGAGACGCTCGACACGGCCACGGTGTTCGTGCTGCTCCGCCGCCTCGTGGCGGCCGGATGCACGCGGGCGATGGTCAGCATGCGCGCGGTGCAGGAGCGCCATGCCCGCCTGCTGGCCCTGGTCCACGAGCGCATGGCCGCCCCCGATGCCGCTGCCACGCGGACGCGGCACGCGGGCGTGCTGCACCGGCTGGGCGCCGCCACTCTGCGCGGTGCGGGCCACCTCCAGGACCACACGCGGTTCCTCGGCATCGTCGCCGCCGAGTGCCTTGCCGCGCTGCGGACGCCCGCGACCTTCCGGCTACAGGCGACGGTCGCACAGTTCGAGACCGTCGCGCTCGACGCCATCCCGATCGTCGCGATGATGACGTGCCTGGTGGGCGTCGTGTTCGCGTACCTGCTGGGGGCGCAGGCACGCCGCTACGGCGCGACGATCTTCGTCGTCGACGGCGTCGGCCTCGCGCTCTGCCGTGAGCTCGCACCCATGCTGGTCGCCGTCATCGTCGCCGGCCGCTCCGGTGCCGCGTTCACGGCCCAGCTCGGCTCGATGAAGGTGCAGGAAGAGACCGACGCGATCCGCACCCTGGGGCTGTCGCCCGTGCAGGTGCTGGTGATCCCACGGCTCGTGGCGATCGTCATCGGACTGCCGTTGCTGGTGTTGCTCGGCGACATCGCCGGCATCGCCGGCGGGATGCTGATCAGCGCGTGGCAGCTCGACATCCCGCCCGCGGCGTTCGCGCACCGCTTGCACGCCGCGCTGCCCCGCAGCGCGCTCGTCATCGGGCTGGCCAAGGCGCCGGTGTTCGCGGCCTTTATCGCGCTCATCGGGTGTCGCATGGGGCTGTCCGTCACCCGCGACTCGCGCAGCGTCGGCGAGCACACGACCTCCACCGTCGTTCAGGCCATCGTCTGGGTTATCGCCCTCGACGCCGTGTTCGCGGTCACCTTGCAGCACCTGGGGATCTGA
- a CDS encoding PRC-barrel domain-containing protein, producing MGRSFILPAVGLAAIVACTGVRAQVAGSTTIGVAVATVEVIASGWSARRQILGKSVFNENSEQVGRIEDLIIAPDTAVSFVIVGAGGFVGVKRHHVAIPVEQLTERDGLFVLPGATKAAIKALPNFEYAQ from the coding sequence ATGGGCCGTTCATTCATCCTCCCGGCCGTCGGGCTGGCCGCCATCGTCGCCTGCACCGGCGTGCGTGCGCAGGTTGCCGGCTCGACGACCATCGGCGTCGCGGTCGCCACGGTCGAGGTCATCGCGTCAGGCTGGAGCGCAAGGCGTCAGATCCTGGGCAAGTCCGTGTTCAACGAGAACAGCGAGCAGGTCGGCAGGATCGAGGATCTCATCATCGCGCCCGACACCGCGGTGTCCTTCGTCATCGTCGGCGCCGGCGGCTTCGTCGGCGTGAAGCGCCACCACGTCGCCATCCCGGTCGAGCAGCTCACGGAACGCGATGGCCTGTTCGTGCTGCCGGGCGCGACCAAGGCCGCCATCAAGGCGCTGCCGAACTTCGAGTATGCGCAGTGA
- a CDS encoding glycine zipper 2TM domain-containing protein encodes MHGVKLASICAACGVVSDTRVEHREGKATGVGGLGGAVVGGIVGHQIGSGSGNGLATVLGAVGGGLAGNAIEKRVKKVTVWSTTVTFKDGSTQTFEQTADPDLDEGDVVKMENGHPVKHAS; translated from the coding sequence GTGCACGGCGTCAAGCTGGCCTCGATCTGCGCCGCCTGCGGCGTCGTCTCCGACACGCGGGTCGAGCACCGCGAAGGCAAAGCAACCGGCGTGGGAGGGCTCGGTGGTGCCGTCGTGGGTGGCATCGTCGGCCACCAGATCGGCAGCGGATCGGGCAACGGCCTGGCGACCGTGCTGGGCGCCGTCGGCGGTGGCCTGGCGGGCAATGCGATCGAGAAGAGGGTGAAGAAGGTGACCGTCTGGTCGACCACCGTTACCTTCAAGGACGGGTCGACGCAGACGTTCGAGCAGACCGCCGATCCCGATCTCGACGAGGGCGACGTCGTGAAGATGGAGAACGGCCATCCGGTGAAGCACGCGTCGTGA
- a CDS encoding sensor histidine kinase: MHAERRWLSDAADETRRIVDSACEAASRSAIEAERARMAGEIHDGLAQSFLAVMMQARAARLSGRLRKQRLLQFFEQIESLAAEGLEEARRSVFALRSTCVESDGLVIALERLVASLSMAGRTRFVLVNSAGAPDIAPAVEDAVYRIVQEATQNALKHAGASVVTVRLERDGSHLRVRIDDDGDCVAHDLIQRARERGGLRGMRERAERCGGSLVVEPCSPRGTRVDVRLPTRNPPS, from the coding sequence GTGCACGCTGAGCGTCGATGGCTGAGCGATGCCGCTGACGAGACGCGGCGCATCGTCGACAGCGCCTGCGAGGCCGCGAGCCGTTCGGCCATCGAAGCCGAGCGGGCGCGCATGGCCGGCGAGATCCACGACGGCCTGGCACAGTCCTTCCTCGCCGTCATGATGCAGGCGCGCGCCGCGCGACTCAGCGGTCGCCTGCGCAAGCAGCGCCTGCTGCAATTCTTCGAGCAGATCGAATCCCTTGCCGCCGAGGGCCTCGAGGAGGCGCGCCGCTCGGTGTTCGCGTTGCGCTCGACCTGTGTGGAAAGCGACGGCCTCGTCATCGCGCTGGAACGGCTGGTCGCCAGCCTCTCGATGGCCGGACGCACGCGATTCGTCCTTGTCAACAGCGCCGGTGCGCCCGACATCGCACCGGCGGTGGAGGACGCCGTCTACCGCATCGTCCAGGAGGCGACGCAGAACGCGCTCAAGCACGCGGGCGCCAGTGTCGTCACGGTCCGGCTCGAGCGCGACGGCAGCCACCTCCGCGTGCGCATCGATGACGATGGCGATTGCGTCGCGCACGACCTGATCCAGCGCGCCCGCGAGCGCGGCGGGCTGCGTGGCATGCGCGAGCGCGCCGAGCGCTGCGGCGGCAGCCTGGTCGTCGAGCCGTGCTCGCCGCGGGGCACTCGCGTCGACGTCCGGCTGCCCACGAGGAACCCGCCGTCATGA
- a CDS encoding response regulator transcription factor, with the protein MNPRTNGPLRVILVDDHAIFRHGMRAVLEHACAFDVVAECGDGESAVAAYLALRPDVLLLDLRMPGLDGLEVVRRVVEADRGALILIVTTYATDEDIRHALRAGARGYLLKDAGPEDVCRAIERVAEGGMVISPDIAAQYVRITTRAELSPRELQIVRMLCAGKPNKEIARSLSVEVTTVKGHVKSVLDKLGVRNRTEAVAEATRRGIVPSY; encoded by the coding sequence ATGAACCCACGGACGAACGGCCCGCTGCGCGTGATCCTGGTCGACGATCACGCGATCTTCCGCCACGGCATGAGGGCCGTGCTCGAGCACGCGTGCGCCTTCGACGTCGTCGCCGAGTGCGGCGACGGCGAGAGCGCAGTGGCCGCGTACCTCGCGTTGCGGCCGGACGTTCTGCTGCTCGATCTGCGCATGCCCGGGCTCGACGGCCTGGAGGTCGTGCGAAGGGTGGTCGAAGCCGATCGTGGCGCGCTGATCCTCATCGTGACGACGTATGCGACCGACGAGGACATCAGGCATGCCCTGCGCGCGGGCGCGAGGGGCTACCTGCTGAAGGACGCCGGCCCGGAAGACGTGTGCCGCGCGATCGAGCGCGTCGCCGAGGGCGGGATGGTGATCTCCCCCGACATCGCCGCGCAGTACGTGCGGATCACGACGCGCGCGGAGCTCTCGCCGCGCGAGCTGCAGATCGTGCGCATGCTCTGCGCTGGCAAGCCGAACAAGGAGATCGCACGCAGCTTGTCCGTGGAGGTCACCACGGTGAAGGGACACGTGAAGTCGGTGCTCGACAAGCTGGGCGTGCGCAACAGGACCGAGGCGGTCGCCGAGGCCACGCGGCGCGGCATCGTGCCCAGCTACTGA